A single region of the Kwoniella botswanensis chromosome 1, complete sequence genome encodes:
- a CDS encoding UDP-glucose 4-epimerase GalE, translating to MTQQPYLNGNSHTLKRVVVTGGLGYIGSHVVVSLLLTGQYQPIVIDNCHNSYPEALNRCAEIARDEMGSEAPQPILHNVDLRDHEAVEDVFSQYDDKGGIWAVIHLAALKAVGESGEFPLRYYKTNVAGTISLFESMERHGVNNLVFSSSATVYGTPEIIPIPETSPLLPASCYGRTKAVVEEIIQDLCRVQKKDGQSSLRAVSVRYFNPAGAHPSGKLGEEPRGKPGNLLPLLAQMAIGREKSQLKIFGTDFPTPDGTCVRDYLHIMDLAHGHVLALDALAVPTTQKNIFSNCDAENGSFRSFNLGKGKGMSVLNMIEAMRKATGYDYQYEIVGRRRGDVPDLTADPTLAEKELGFVAKKGLEEMCRDLWNFQTKNPHGFESAQKQNGTI from the exons ATGACCCAACAGCCATACCTTAACGGAAACAGCCATACACTAAAG AGGGTAGTCGTCACAGGTGGATTAGGATACATCGGTTCTCATGTCGTCGTATCATTGTTATTGACAGGTCAATATCAACCCATCGTAATCGACAACTGTCACAATTCGTATCCTGAAGCTTTGAATCGATGTGCTGAGATCGCAAGGGATGAAATGGG ATCCGAAGCTCCTCAGCCTATATTACACAATGTCGATCTGCGTGATCACGAAGCAGTAGAAGATGTATTTTCTCAGTATGATGACAAGGGTGGTATCTGGGCTGTTATTCATCTGGCAGCTTTAAAAGCTGTTGGTGAATCTGGTGAATTCCCTTTGAGGTATTATAAGACGAATGTAGCGGGTACTATATCACTtttcgag TCGATGGAACGACACGGTGTGAACAACCTagtcttctcatcctcagcGACCGTGTACGGTACACCCGAAATCATCCCTATACCCGAGACCTCACCTCTACTACCTGCCTCGTGTTACGGTCGAACGAAAGCCGTGGTAGAAGAGATCATCCAAGATCTGTGTAGGGTGCAGAAAAAGGACGGTCAAAGTAGTTTGAGAGCTGTCAGTGTGAGGTATTTCAA CCCTGCCGGTGCTCACCCATCTGGTAAATTAGGAGAAGAACCCCGCGGAAAGCCAGGAAACTTGTTACCACTCTTAGCGCAAATGGCCATCGGAAGGGAGAAGAGTCAACTGAAGATATTCGGTACTGATTTCCCTACACC TGATGGAACTTGTGTTCGAGACTACCTACACATCATGGATTTGGCTCACGGTCATGTATTGGCTCTTGATGCCCTGGCCGTACCTACCACTCAGAAAAACATCTTCTCGAATTGTGATGCGGAAAACGgttctttcagatctttcaacctcggtaaaggtaaaggaatGAGTGTGTTGAATATGATTGAAGCCATGAGGAAAGCGACGGGTTATGATTATCAGTATGAGATCGTTggtagaag ACGAGGTGACGTACCAGACTTGACCGCTGATCCAACATTAGCAGAGAAAGAATTAGGATTCGTAGCTAAAAAAGGTTTAGAGGAAATGTGCAGAGACCTATGGAACTTCCAGACTAAAAACCCTCATGGGTTCGAATCCGCTCAAAAACAGAATGGAACAATTTGA